The following coding sequences lie in one Panicum virgatum strain AP13 chromosome 6N, P.virgatum_v5, whole genome shotgun sequence genomic window:
- the LOC120678925 gene encoding rRNA (cytosine-C(5))-methyltransferase NOP2C-like isoform X6: MDSSSSSSSPSPSAVAARAADAGRYTFSPKLRWQPEVEEYFAAAYGRDRFARISEALAHPSRYSCIRVNTLKSSTDAVMHKLMDLVCENGLCDGINGMEIVGGDQPHEKSSLVQKCPSADLENVLFVQGSGPHVLNYNSQPDQSVKEVIVSRKCAESVLRGAQVFVPGVLACSSHVEKGDKVAVSVAIEQPVKDGGWAVGITRGTVLQGLQSDVHYEERKGLYIGKGTAAMSRSGIFRVPHGIAVEMTERVYKLPSFNDVLEGEIFLQNLPSVVAAHVLDPQPGERILDMCAAPGGKTTAISILMRDKGEVVALDRSHNKVMDILKLASEMDLSCIKAYKLDALKSVRKTDEATNVGMGDSHCEAIKTLAEDSGPCHVTVDVRATNVNEESSTTVVQSDDKNPESRRYVSKAELRKNLRRMKNGPGRNNCSGGRVEKSKGFFPNSFDRVLLDAPCSALGLRPRLFAGEETLESLKTHAKYQRRMFDQAVKLVRPGGVIVYSTCTINPGENEALVRYALDTYKFLSLVSQLPKVGGPGIVGSCELFNKTYTEEWLTEHEAELVQRFDPSSPVDTIGFFIAKFNVGEKEV, translated from the exons atggactcctcttcttcctcctcctccccctctccctcggcggtggcggcgcgcgccgccgacgcgggCCGGTACACGTTCAGCCCGAAGCTGCGGTGGCAGCCGGAAGTGGAGGAGTACTTCGCCGCCGCGTACGGCCGGGACCGCTTCGCCCGCATCTCCGAGGCCCTCGC GCATCCTTCTCGTTATTCTTGTATTCGTGTCAATACTCTGAAGTCTTCCACTGATGCTGTCATGCATAAACTTATGGACCTAGTATGTGAAAATGGGCTCTGTGATGGAATCAATGGCATGGAGATTGTTGGTGGAGACCAACCACATGAAAAGAGTTCCCTGGTCCAGAAGTGTCCCTCTGCTGACCTTGAAAACGTTTTGTTTGTTCAGGGATCAGGGCCACATGTGTTGAATTATAATAGTCAACCAGACCAATCTGTTAAGGAAGTAATTGTAAGTCGAAAATGTGCAGAATCAGTTCTTCGAGGTGCCCAg GTGTTTGTCCCTGGTGTTTTAGCTTGTAGTTCACATGTTGAGAAGGGTGATAAGGTTGCAGTCTCAGTTGCCATTGAGCAGCCTGTCAAAGATGGTGGCTGGGCTGTGGGTATAACACGGGGAACTGTTTTACAGGGATTGCAATCAG ATGTACAttatgaagaaaggaagggttTGTACATTGGTAAAGGGACTGCTGCAATGTCGAGATCTGGAATATTTCGTGTCCCTCATGGGATTGCAGTAGAGATGACTGAAAGGGTATACAAGCTCCCATCTTTCAATG ATGTGCTTGAAGGGGAGATATTTCTTCAAAATTTACCAAGTGTTGTGGCCGCACATGTCCTTG ATCCCCAGCCAGGTGAGCGAATACTAGATATGTGTGCAGCTCCAGGAGGAAAAACAACAGCAATTTCTATCCTTATGAGGGACAAAGGAGAAGTTGTTGCCCTTGATAGATCTCACAATAAG GTGATGGATATTCTGAAGTTGGCTTCAGAGATGGACTTGAGTTGTATTAAAGCTTATAAACTTGATGCCCTCAAATCTGTACGGAAGACTGATGAGGCAACAAATGTTGGCATGGGTGATAGTCACTGTGAAGCAATTAAGACACTGGCAGAGGACTCTGGCCCTTGCCATGTTACAGTTGATGTCAGAGCTACTAATGTAAATGAAGAGAGCTCAACAACAGTGGTGCAGTCTG ATGACAAAAACCCAGAATCCAGAAGATATGTTAGCAAGGCTGAACTAAGGAAGAATTTAAGGCGGATGAAGAATGGACCAGGAAGAAATAATTGCTCTGGTGGTAGGGTTGAAAAGTCAAAGGGCTTTTTCCCTAACAGCTTTGATCGTGTCCTCCTTGATGCTCCATGCTCTGCACTTGGCTTGAGACCTCGACTCTTTGCTGGTGAG GAAACTCTAGAGTCACTGAAAACTCATGCAAAGTATCAGAGGAGAATGTTTGATCAAGCTGTCAAGCTAGTTCGCCCAGGTGGGGTGATTGTTTATTCAAC gTGTACTATAAATCCAGGAGAGAATGAGGCCTTGGTGAGATATGCATTAGACACCTACAAGTTTCTGTCACTGGTATCACAG ctcCCAAAAGTTGGAGGGCCAGGTATTGTTGGTTCGTGTGAGCTATTCAACAAGACATATACTGA GGAATGGTTGACAGAGCATGAAGCTGAACTCGTTCAGAGGTTCGACCCATCCTCACCAGTGGATACGATTGGTTTCTTCATAGCAAAATTTAATGTTGGAGAGAAAGAGGTCTAA
- the LOC120678925 gene encoding rRNA (cytosine-C(5))-methyltransferase NOP2C-like isoform X4: MDSSSSSSSPSPSAVAARAADAGRYTFSPKLRWQPEVEEYFAAAYGRDRFARISEALAHPSRYSCIRVNTLKSSTDAVMHKLMDLVCENGLCDGINGMEIVGGDQPHEKSSLVQKCPSADLENVLFVQGSGPHVLNYNSQPDQSVKEVIVSRKCAESVLRGAQVFVPGVLACSSHVEKGDKVAVSVAIEQPVKDGGWAVGITRGTVLQGLQSDVHYEERKGLYIGKGTAAMSRSGIFRVPHGIAVEMTERVYKLPSFNDVLEGEIFLQNLPSVVAAHVLDPQPGERILDMCAAPGGKTTAISILMRDKGEVVALDRSHNKVMDILKLASEMDLSCIKAYKLDALKSVRKTDEATNVGMGDSHCEAIKTLAEDSGPCHVTVDVRATNVNEESSTTVVQSEQLFSVDDKNPESRRYVSKAELRKNLRRMKNGPGRNNCSGGRVEKSKGFFPNSFDRVLLDAPCSALGLRPRLFAGEETLESLKTHAKYQRRMFDQAVKLVRPGGVIVYSTCTINPGENEALVRYALDTYKFLSLVSQLPKVGGPGIVGSCELFNKTYTEEWLTEHEAELVQRFDPSSPVDTIGFFIAKFNVGEKEV, from the exons atggactcctcttcttcctcctcctccccctctccctcggcggtggcggcgcgcgccgccgacgcgggCCGGTACACGTTCAGCCCGAAGCTGCGGTGGCAGCCGGAAGTGGAGGAGTACTTCGCCGCCGCGTACGGCCGGGACCGCTTCGCCCGCATCTCCGAGGCCCTCGC GCATCCTTCTCGTTATTCTTGTATTCGTGTCAATACTCTGAAGTCTTCCACTGATGCTGTCATGCATAAACTTATGGACCTAGTATGTGAAAATGGGCTCTGTGATGGAATCAATGGCATGGAGATTGTTGGTGGAGACCAACCACATGAAAAGAGTTCCCTGGTCCAGAAGTGTCCCTCTGCTGACCTTGAAAACGTTTTGTTTGTTCAGGGATCAGGGCCACATGTGTTGAATTATAATAGTCAACCAGACCAATCTGTTAAGGAAGTAATTGTAAGTCGAAAATGTGCAGAATCAGTTCTTCGAGGTGCCCAg GTGTTTGTCCCTGGTGTTTTAGCTTGTAGTTCACATGTTGAGAAGGGTGATAAGGTTGCAGTCTCAGTTGCCATTGAGCAGCCTGTCAAAGATGGTGGCTGGGCTGTGGGTATAACACGGGGAACTGTTTTACAGGGATTGCAATCAG ATGTACAttatgaagaaaggaagggttTGTACATTGGTAAAGGGACTGCTGCAATGTCGAGATCTGGAATATTTCGTGTCCCTCATGGGATTGCAGTAGAGATGACTGAAAGGGTATACAAGCTCCCATCTTTCAATG ATGTGCTTGAAGGGGAGATATTTCTTCAAAATTTACCAAGTGTTGTGGCCGCACATGTCCTTG ATCCCCAGCCAGGTGAGCGAATACTAGATATGTGTGCAGCTCCAGGAGGAAAAACAACAGCAATTTCTATCCTTATGAGGGACAAAGGAGAAGTTGTTGCCCTTGATAGATCTCACAATAAG GTGATGGATATTCTGAAGTTGGCTTCAGAGATGGACTTGAGTTGTATTAAAGCTTATAAACTTGATGCCCTCAAATCTGTACGGAAGACTGATGAGGCAACAAATGTTGGCATGGGTGATAGTCACTGTGAAGCAATTAAGACACTGGCAGAGGACTCTGGCCCTTGCCATGTTACAGTTGATGTCAGAGCTACTAATGTAAATGAAGAGAGCTCAACAACAGTGGTGCAGTCTG AACAACTATTTTCAGTAGATGACAAAAACCCAGAATCCAGAAGATATGTTAGCAAGGCTGAACTAAGGAAGAATTTAAGGCGGATGAAGAATGGACCAGGAAGAAATAATTGCTCTGGTGGTAGGGTTGAAAAGTCAAAGGGCTTTTTCCCTAACAGCTTTGATCGTGTCCTCCTTGATGCTCCATGCTCTGCACTTGGCTTGAGACCTCGACTCTTTGCTGGTGAG GAAACTCTAGAGTCACTGAAAACTCATGCAAAGTATCAGAGGAGAATGTTTGATCAAGCTGTCAAGCTAGTTCGCCCAGGTGGGGTGATTGTTTATTCAAC gTGTACTATAAATCCAGGAGAGAATGAGGCCTTGGTGAGATATGCATTAGACACCTACAAGTTTCTGTCACTGGTATCACAG ctcCCAAAAGTTGGAGGGCCAGGTATTGTTGGTTCGTGTGAGCTATTCAACAAGACATATACTGA GGAATGGTTGACAGAGCATGAAGCTGAACTCGTTCAGAGGTTCGACCCATCCTCACCAGTGGATACGATTGGTTTCTTCATAGCAAAATTTAATGTTGGAGAGAAAGAGGTCTAA